One Oncorhynchus keta strain PuntledgeMale-10-30-2019 unplaced genomic scaffold, Oket_V2 Un_contig_4826_pilon_pilon, whole genome shotgun sequence DNA segment encodes these proteins:
- the LOC127924958 gene encoding FH1/FH2 domain-containing protein 3-like yields the protein MLFVDGMNGVIDHNDTVQWLYTLSGSLSRLVVKTALKLLIVFVEYTELNSPLLIQAVNTVDGKRGTHTHTHTHTHTHTHTHTHTHSAVLLIQAVNTVDGKRGVKPWSYLTEILEEKNGSDTELFILTMNLINKTLAALPDQDSFYDVTDCLEQQGMEHIMHKHMSSKVTEPDLKQQFTIYERALRHEDGEMDAAPHVRKERRKVTAGEQEGRRIRRSSAQNLPDILSSSPTTSNTISPSSSTLSPSTSSPFSPSSSTLSPSTSSPFSPSSSSPSNSPTAGLSRTSSPLPSSSRSASPLTPTSSPSESGSQKSSPLPPPR from the exons ATGCTGTTTGTAGATGGGATGAACGGTGTGATCGACCACAATGACACTGTTCAGTGGCTCTACACTCTCAGTGGCAGTCTG tcTCGTCTGGTGGTGAAGACCGCTCTGAAGCTCCTGATAGTGTTTGTAGAGTACACAGAGTTGAACAGTCCTCTACTTATCCAGGCTGTCAACACTGTGGATGGcaagagaggcacacacacacacacacacacacacacacacacacacacacacacacacacacacacacacagtgctgttCTACTTATCCAGGCTGTCAACACTGTGGATGGCaagagag GTGTGAAGCCGTGGTCATACCTGACAGAGATCCTGGAGGAGAAGAACGGATCAGACACCGAGCTGTTCATCTTAACCATGAACCTCATCAACAAG ACCCTTGCAGCCCTCCCGGACCAGGACTCGTTCTATGACGTGACCGATTGTCTGGAACAGCAGGGAATGGAACACATTATGCACAAACACATGAGCAGCAAGGTCACCGAGCCAGACCTGAAACAGCAGTTCACCATATACGAG AGGGCTCTGAGGCACGAGGACGGAGAGATGGATGCCGCTCCTCACgtcaggaaggagaggaggaaggtgacaGCCGGCGAACAGGAAGGCAGGAGGATCAGGAGATCCTCGGCTCAGAACCTCCCCgacatcctctcctcctcacctacCACATCCAacactatctctccctcctcctctactctctccccttccacctcctctcctttctctccctcctcctccactctctccccttccacctcctcccctttctctccctcctcctcctctccctctaacaGTCCTACAGCCGGGCTGAGTAggacctcctcccctctcccctcctcctctcgtagtgcctcacccctcaccccaacTTCCAGCCCATCAGAATCTGGTTCTCAGAAGTCCTCTCCTCTACCGCCCCCGAGGTGA